DNA from Thermoleophilaceae bacterium:
TCCAGGAGGTGGACCCGAAGGAGGTCCACGGGGTCGCGAGCAATGGCAACGAAGCCGTGATCGTGGACGTGCGCGAGCAGCACGAGTACGAGGAGGCCCATCTGCCGGGCGCCAAGCACGTGCCCCGCGGCCATCTCGAGTCGCGCATCGAGGGCGCCGCCCCCGACCGCTCGCAGCGCGTGATCCTCTACTGCGCGTCGGGCAGCCGCTCGGCGCTGGCCGCCGACACGCTCACGGCACTGCTCGGCTACGAGAACGTCGAGTCCATGACCGGCGGCATCACGCTCTGGAAGGACCGCGGCTACGACGTCGAGGTCCCGCGCGCCCTCACCGCGGACCAGCGCACGCGCTACTCCCGCCACCTGCTCGTCCCCGAGATCGGCCTCGAGGGCCAGCTCAAGCTGCTCGACGCCAAGGTGCTGCTGCTGGGCGCCGGCGGCCTGGGCGCCCCGGTGGCGCTCTACCTGGCCGCGGCGGGCGTCGGCACGCTCGGCCTCGTTGACGACGACGTGGTGGACCTCTCCAACCTCCAGCGCCAGGTGGTCCACTCCAACGACCGCATCGGCATGCCCAAGGTGGACTCCGCGGAGATCGCCATCAAGGAGATCAACCCGGACGTCGAGGTGGTCAAGCACCAGACGCGCCTGGACGCCTCCAACATCATGGAGATCATCGAGGGCTACGACGTGATCGTGGACGGCGTGGA
Protein-coding regions in this window:
- the moeB gene encoding molybdopterin-synthase adenylyltransferase MoeB; translation: MPSGAELIRQIKERIQEVDPKEVHGVASNGNEAVIVDVREQHEYEEAHLPGAKHVPRGHLESRIEGAAPDRSQRVILYCASGSRSALAADTLTALLGYENVESMTGGITLWKDRGYDVEVPRALTADQRTRYSRHLLVPEIGLEGQLKLLDAKVLLLGAGGLGAPVALYLAAAGVGTLGLVDDDVVDLSNLQRQVVHSNDRIGMPKVDSAEIAIKEINPDVEVVKHQTRLDASNIMEIIEGYDVIVDGVDNFPTRYLLNDATVRLDIPVVSASILGFDGQLSVFKPHDGPCYRCLYPTPPPAELAPSCGANGVLGALPGTMGMLQATEVVKLVIGQGEPLVGRLLLYEALGATFTELKVRRDPGCPVCSREPGDISDEEMGVFPDYEAFCAASG